In a genomic window of Vibrio marisflavi CECT 7928:
- a CDS encoding substrate-binding periplasmic protein codes for MNKWIVKFMLTVALLFSTAVQAETFTLLTEALPPYAYKSNGQLKGVAVDIVSQLFRNAGFDYKVRIVPWKRAYTIAYEQSNTCVFPVQRNQEREAEFHWVSPLLITQTAFYTNANSKVEIRTLNDVANLNIGSYLGSATAQYLESQGFKVEETTRDEQNILKLKSKRIDVWATDVLVANYLLKQEKLSKEIKNRLAYFSTLRGLACNKTASSSDIDRLSDELRKMYLDGSVERIIKKYSD; via the coding sequence ATGAATAAATGGATAGTAAAGTTTATGCTTACTGTAGCGCTTTTATTCAGCACGGCTGTACAAGCGGAAACTTTCACGTTGCTTACCGAAGCTCTTCCTCCTTACGCTTATAAAAGCAATGGGCAACTAAAAGGGGTAGCTGTAGACATTGTATCTCAGCTATTTAGGAACGCTGGGTTTGATTATAAAGTTCGAATTGTCCCGTGGAAAAGAGCGTATACAATCGCATATGAGCAATCAAATACTTGTGTCTTTCCGGTACAACGCAATCAAGAGAGAGAGGCTGAGTTCCACTGGGTAAGCCCGTTGTTGATTACTCAAACTGCGTTTTATACCAATGCTAATTCAAAGGTGGAGATTCGTACTCTCAATGATGTTGCTAACTTAAATATTGGCTCTTACCTTGGTAGTGCTACGGCACAATATCTTGAAAGCCAAGGGTTTAAGGTTGAGGAAACAACACGAGACGAACAAAATATTTTGAAGTTGAAGAGTAAGAGAATAGATGTTTGGGCGACAGATGTTTTAGTTGCTAATTATCTACTAAAGCAAGAAAAGTTGAGCAAAGAAATTAAAAATAGACTTGCTTATTTTAGTACGTTACGTGGCTTGGCGTGTAATAAAACAGCTTCATCTTCAGATATAGATCGTTTATCAGATGAGTTGAGAAAAATGTACTTAGACGGTTCTGTAGAACGTATTATTAAAAAATATTCTGATTAA
- a CDS encoding Mpo1-like protein, with translation MKKLTEWLNEYSESHQNRVNKRIHRITAPGVFVMLVGLVWSIPPLEVIGFTVHWVWFFVAGVLVFYSKLSLTVLIMMLGLTLAASAFIWSLHILQVSIFHFSLGCLLLFWLAQFIGYKVEGVMPSLKQRLEFVLIGPVWFLYKN, from the coding sequence ATGAAGAAGCTAACAGAATGGCTTAACGAATACTCAGAGAGCCACCAAAACCGAGTGAACAAACGAATTCATCGAATTACTGCTCCCGGGGTGTTTGTTATGTTAGTTGGATTAGTTTGGTCTATTCCTCCATTGGAAGTTATTGGGTTTACAGTGCATTGGGTGTGGTTTTTTGTCGCTGGTGTGTTGGTTTTTTATTCCAAGTTATCACTTACGGTGTTGATCATGATGTTGGGTTTGACGCTGGCAGCAAGTGCATTTATTTGGTCATTACATATTTTGCAGGTCTCGATATTCCACTTTTCACTTGGCTGTTTGTTACTATTTTGGTTAGCTCAATTTATTGGTTACAAAGTAGAAGGTGTGATGCCGTCTTTGAAACAAAGGTTGGAGTTCGTTTTGATTGGACCAGTTTGGTTTTTGTATAAAAACTAA
- a CDS encoding DUF3612 domain-containing protein, which yields MSLSKSLVRQSHFLGTKIRNLRKRNHLTMEDLSARCIRLNPDYAPSVSYLSMIERGKRVPSVDMLEVIAEVFQKEPAWFLDDEPEESEITPDKGNRGGISGMALEPSFLFSNEILQIAIPEMLSQTGITGRQFAHLLIRAHQEKNQNHFPDLERAAEEVGHKRLNLAVDDLIDIAKSLGINIRWVNRTPQDVVDELGVSAKQLVTSFFEPPTTIYLNEILKNYPTRLKYDLAVYIGHCILHSKEGLKSVLSVGHTNSWETNEPAHSSSELNSKDILLAWRDFESSFFAGALLCPKVPFRQLLDRSGYEIDVHQKAGVSPSVAMRRMTVVSPYPHWHYFDAYGQNKLKAVYRGNGIPLPWGNMRKVNDPCQHWAVFRRLSEPQEHSSSQISILNVGDEPRIYCCESVNMTDPAGNNRVLCAGIDLNPAIDAQGGDARQIAEELKNSCVESGGSTVIPRHIKKEFTTIAKILNIKWIERGIETNARLICSRGAVCPRKPSCYSKCGS from the coding sequence ATGTCGTTGTCAAAAAGCTTAGTTCGTCAGTCTCATTTCTTGGGTACAAAGATACGTAACTTGAGAAAACGCAACCATTTAACGATGGAGGATCTATCTGCTAGGTGTATTAGATTAAACCCAGATTACGCTCCATCCGTTTCTTACCTTTCAATGATCGAGCGAGGAAAGCGTGTCCCAAGTGTGGATATGCTCGAAGTTATAGCCGAAGTTTTCCAAAAGGAACCTGCTTGGTTTTTAGATGATGAACCCGAAGAAAGTGAAATTACACCAGACAAAGGCAATAGAGGCGGAATAAGTGGAATGGCGTTAGAGCCTAGCTTTCTATTCTCCAATGAGATATTGCAAATCGCCATCCCAGAAATGCTTTCTCAAACTGGAATCACCGGACGCCAATTTGCCCACCTACTTATTCGAGCACACCAAGAGAAAAACCAAAACCACTTTCCCGATTTAGAACGTGCTGCTGAAGAAGTCGGGCACAAAAGGCTCAATTTAGCAGTAGATGATCTGATTGATATTGCGAAAAGTCTAGGCATTAACATTCGATGGGTAAATCGTACACCTCAAGATGTAGTGGACGAACTTGGTGTTAGTGCAAAACAGCTCGTCACCTCATTTTTTGAACCACCAACGACCATCTACTTAAACGAAATTTTAAAAAACTATCCGACTAGACTTAAATATGATTTAGCTGTGTATATTGGCCACTGCATTTTACACAGTAAGGAAGGACTAAAAAGCGTTCTATCTGTGGGACATACTAACAGCTGGGAAACCAATGAGCCCGCACACAGCTCTTCAGAGCTCAACTCCAAAGATATCCTACTAGCTTGGAGGGATTTCGAATCTAGCTTTTTTGCAGGGGCCCTACTTTGCCCTAAAGTCCCTTTCCGCCAGTTATTAGATCGCTCAGGCTACGAAATTGACGTTCACCAAAAAGCCGGAGTATCACCTTCTGTAGCGATGCGCCGAATGACGGTAGTCTCACCATACCCTCATTGGCATTACTTTGATGCTTATGGGCAAAACAAGCTCAAAGCCGTATATCGCGGAAATGGCATTCCACTACCATGGGGGAACATGCGCAAGGTTAATGACCCTTGTCAGCACTGGGCTGTATTTAGAAGGCTCTCCGAGCCACAGGAACACAGCTCTTCACAAATTTCTATTTTGAATGTGGGCGATGAACCAAGAATTTACTGCTGTGAGTCTGTCAACATGACAGATCCTGCTGGCAATAATCGCGTGCTATGTGCAGGCATAGATTTAAACCCTGCGATTGATGCGCAAGGAGGCGATGCCCGACAAATCGCTGAAGAGCTGAAAAATTCATGTGTTGAAAGTGGCGGTAGTACGGTTATTCCACGCCACATCAAGAAAGAGTTCACTACCATAGCGAAAATCCTCAATATCAAGTGGATAGAAAGAGGTATAGAAACTAACGCAAGATTAATCTGTTCTCGTGGAGCGGTATGCCCAAGAAAACCAAGCTGCTACAGTAAGTGTGGTTCTTAG
- a CDS encoding alpha-ketoglutarate-dependent dioxygenase AlkB family protein, producing the protein MDLFSPQPSEGEWITIRDGLLYWAPQSIERVYASELFEKLKREITFEQKSINIFGKQRIQPRLHAWHGDASYSYSGLTLSPHPWTETLLTLKSICEASSGQAFNSVLINLYRNGDDSMGWHSDNEPELGKDPTIASISLGETRTFHLKHIHSKEKIKMELNNGSLLVMAGSTQHYWQHSLPKTRQTKQERINLTFRYVYPTA; encoded by the coding sequence ATGGATTTATTCTCCCCCCAGCCAAGTGAAGGCGAATGGATCACTATCCGAGATGGGCTTTTATACTGGGCTCCACAAAGTATTGAACGTGTCTATGCCAGCGAGCTGTTTGAAAAACTTAAAAGAGAAATAACCTTTGAGCAAAAAAGCATTAATATTTTTGGCAAACAGCGCATACAACCACGGCTTCACGCTTGGCATGGCGATGCCAGCTACTCATACTCAGGGCTCACACTAAGCCCACACCCCTGGACTGAAACCTTATTAACGTTAAAAAGCATTTGCGAAGCTTCTAGCGGTCAAGCATTTAATTCTGTTCTAATCAATTTATATAGAAATGGGGACGACTCCATGGGCTGGCACTCTGACAATGAACCAGAACTGGGTAAAGATCCGACAATTGCCTCCATAAGCTTAGGAGAAACAAGAACATTTCACCTGAAACATATCCATAGCAAAGAAAAAATAAAGATGGAACTTAATAATGGATCTTTGCTTGTTATGGCCGGTTCTACTCAGCACTATTGGCAACATAGCTTGCCTAAAACTCGTCAAACCAAACAA
- a CDS encoding ABC transporter substrate-binding protein: MIAAKIWVDKEFAQSTLTRQQQLDEMAWFVEASEPYQDITVRVVSERIDTHWYEANILAKAFEDITGIKVVHEITGEDDVVKKISTQVELDYSIYDAYINDSDLIGTHYRSGKVVSLSDFMQNEGKDVTLPTLDIDDFIGIGFTTAPDGKIYQLPDQQFANLYWYRHDWFSRADLKQKFKEIYGYELNVPQNWSAYEDIAEFFTIHVKEIDGEKVYGHMDYGKYDPSLGWRFSDAWLSMAGAGDIGLPNGKPVDEWGIRVEGCHPAGSSVERGGALNSPAAVYSIRKYVEWLKKYAPPKSYTMNFTEAGAWPGQGNIAQQIFWYTAFTASLTSPDLPVTNPDGTPKWRMAPSPRGAYWQQGMKLGYQDVGAWTFLTSTPLERRKAAWLYAQFLVSKTVSLKKTLVGLTPIRNSDINSKIMSKVAHKYGGLIEFYRSSARNVWTPTGTNVPDYPRLADLWWKNIALVSNGELSPQLAMNKMASEMDSRLQQIADKGQQVCGPKLNPKRKSSYWLTQPGSPKPKLKDEKPRGVTLSYKESLKAWD; the protein is encoded by the coding sequence ATGATTGCAGCGAAGATATGGGTAGATAAAGAGTTTGCTCAAAGCACCCTTACTCGCCAGCAACAGCTAGATGAAATGGCTTGGTTTGTGGAGGCGTCTGAACCTTACCAAGACATCACAGTAAGAGTGGTGTCTGAGCGTATTGATACGCATTGGTATGAAGCGAATATTTTAGCGAAAGCGTTCGAAGATATTACCGGTATAAAAGTTGTTCATGAAATAACCGGTGAGGATGATGTTGTTAAGAAGATATCGACTCAGGTAGAGCTTGATTACAGCATATATGACGCTTATATCAATGATAGTGACTTGATCGGAACACATTACCGCTCAGGGAAAGTGGTATCACTTAGCGATTTTATGCAAAACGAAGGCAAGGATGTCACTTTGCCAACCCTAGATATTGATGATTTTATTGGCATCGGCTTCACGACTGCACCTGATGGGAAGATCTATCAGCTTCCCGACCAACAATTCGCCAATCTATATTGGTATCGGCATGATTGGTTTTCTCGCGCAGATCTCAAGCAAAAATTTAAAGAAATATATGGCTACGAATTGAATGTGCCACAAAATTGGTCGGCGTATGAGGATATTGCAGAGTTCTTTACGATACATGTCAAAGAGATAGACGGAGAGAAGGTCTATGGCCATATGGATTATGGGAAATATGATCCTTCTTTGGGTTGGAGGTTTTCTGACGCGTGGCTTTCGATGGCTGGAGCTGGCGATATTGGTTTGCCAAACGGAAAGCCAGTGGACGAATGGGGCATACGTGTTGAAGGGTGCCACCCAGCAGGCTCGTCCGTTGAACGAGGTGGGGCATTAAATAGCCCGGCGGCGGTATACTCGATTCGCAAGTATGTCGAGTGGTTGAAAAAGTATGCGCCACCAAAATCCTACACTATGAATTTCACCGAAGCTGGCGCTTGGCCGGGGCAGGGCAATATCGCGCAGCAAATATTTTGGTATACAGCATTTACCGCGTCTTTGACGTCACCGGATTTACCGGTGACCAATCCAGATGGCACACCGAAGTGGCGTATGGCACCTTCACCGAGAGGAGCATACTGGCAGCAAGGAATGAAATTAGGGTATCAAGATGTGGGTGCGTGGACTTTTCTTACCAGCACTCCACTGGAACGCCGCAAGGCTGCTTGGTTATATGCGCAGTTTCTAGTTTCTAAAACTGTTTCGTTGAAGAAAACTCTAGTGGGGTTAACGCCTATCCGTAACTCAGACATTAATTCTAAAATAATGAGTAAGGTGGCACATAAATATGGTGGGTTAATAGAGTTTTATCGAAGCTCTGCTCGCAATGTTTGGACTCCGACTGGAACAAATGTACCAGACTACCCAAGGCTTGCTGACTTATGGTGGAAAAATATCGCACTGGTTTCTAACGGTGAGTTAAGTCCTCAACTAGCAATGAATAAGATGGCATCTGAAATGGATTCTAGGTTGCAACAAATAGCTGATAAAGGCCAACAAGTATGTGGGCCAAAGCTAAACCCCAAACGAAAATCGAGTTATTGGTTGACTCAACCGGGCTCGCCAAAACCTAAATTGAAAGATGAGAAACCACGGGGCGTGACGCTGTCTTATAAAGAGTCATTAAAAGCTTGGGACTAA
- a CDS encoding GNAT family N-acetyltransferase: protein MESICLQLLKKSDALDLLRFEVENKAWFEAQIQARESDFFSIEGVLEHIAECLLMYKCQTMLPLIVRNRDNKIVARVNLHSVDIHRRRALLGYRVAQEYSGAGIASKAAKHIILLAKQKFNITNFVAIVSKHNSASQKVLERNGFNRTRSFKNYAKISGNYIDCYEYILDID from the coding sequence ATGGAGAGTATTTGCTTACAGCTATTGAAAAAAAGTGACGCGTTAGATCTACTCAGGTTTGAGGTTGAAAACAAAGCTTGGTTCGAAGCTCAAATACAAGCAAGAGAAAGTGATTTCTTTAGCATCGAAGGCGTACTAGAACATATCGCAGAATGTTTATTGATGTACAAGTGCCAAACAATGTTGCCACTTATTGTCAGAAATAGAGATAATAAAATTGTCGCGAGAGTCAACTTGCACAGCGTTGATATTCATCGTAGAAGAGCATTACTAGGCTACAGAGTCGCACAAGAGTATTCAGGTGCTGGCATTGCTAGCAAAGCTGCAAAACATATCATCTTATTGGCAAAACAAAAGTTCAATATTACCAACTTTGTCGCAATTGTTTCTAAGCACAATTCAGCGTCGCAAAAAGTACTGGAAAGGAATGGATTTAATCGAACTAGATCATTTAAAAACTACGCCAAAATTTCAGGCAACTATATCGATTGCTATGAATACATTTTGGATATTGACTAG